The following proteins are encoded in a genomic region of Nocardioides renjunii:
- a CDS encoding GAF and ANTAR domain-containing protein: MERDTLEPLTRATQAMAKHRTSSDVLQEIVEQAARCLPEFEHVSVSRIREDRHLETLAVTTDLARQFDRVQSEARGGPCVEAGKLDEVVLVNDARHEQRWPAYIRRALPLGLRSQLGIMLFSDSRGAICLNLHSTTTEQIDGGSVGVAEHFAVQAGAALGHVESADQLKTAIGTRTVIGTAIGLLMERHGIGKEAAFNYLLRDSSTSNRKIRLVAQELVQDKEDAVARERDDDR, translated from the coding sequence ATGGAACGAGACACCCTGGAGCCGCTCACGCGCGCCACCCAGGCGATGGCCAAGCACCGGACGTCCTCCGACGTGCTGCAGGAGATCGTCGAGCAGGCGGCCCGCTGCCTCCCGGAGTTCGAGCACGTCAGCGTCTCCCGCATCCGTGAGGACCGCCACCTCGAGACGCTCGCCGTGACGACGGACCTCGCCCGGCAGTTCGACCGCGTGCAGTCCGAGGCGCGCGGCGGGCCGTGCGTCGAGGCCGGCAAGCTGGACGAGGTCGTGCTCGTCAACGACGCACGCCACGAGCAGCGGTGGCCGGCCTACATCAGGCGAGCCCTCCCCCTGGGCCTGCGCTCGCAGCTCGGCATCATGCTCTTCAGCGACTCCCGGGGCGCCATCTGCCTCAACCTGCACTCGACCACGACCGAGCAGATCGACGGCGGGTCGGTCGGCGTGGCCGAGCACTTCGCCGTCCAGGCCGGCGCCGCGCTGGGGCACGTGGAGTCCGCGGACCAGCTGAAGACCGCCATCGGCACCCGCACGGTCATCGGCACGGCGATCGGGTTGCTGATGGAGCGCCACGGCATCGGCAAGGAGGCGGCGTTCAACTACCTTCTGCGGGACTCGAGCACGAGCAACCGCAAGATCCGCCTCGTCGCGCAGGAGCTCGTGCAGGACAAGGAGGACGCCGTCGCCCGCGAGCGTGACGACGATCGCTGA
- a CDS encoding transporter substrate-binding domain-containing protein, whose protein sequence is MRPSDDVVRDLASTGVLRATINLGNPVLAHGTHDEPGGVTVAIARELAARLDVPLELLCFHAAREAYAAMAGGEADLTFLAVDPAREAEVRFSPSYLAIEGVYVTQRGRGPASAGEVDRTGTRVGVKEGSAYDLFLTRTLREAEVVRGTDGIDVYLAEHLDVGAGIRQPAVAFVAQHPTHRVLEPAFMQIRQAVGIPRDRTDAAARFVADTVGDLLASGFVHDALAEAGEDPGLAAAPPAP, encoded by the coding sequence ATGAGACCCTCCGACGACGTCGTGCGCGACCTGGCGTCCACCGGGGTCCTCCGCGCCACGATCAACCTCGGCAACCCGGTGCTCGCCCACGGGACGCACGACGAACCGGGCGGCGTCACGGTCGCCATCGCCCGCGAGCTCGCCGCACGCCTCGACGTGCCGCTGGAGCTCCTCTGCTTCCACGCCGCGCGCGAGGCGTACGCCGCGATGGCGGGCGGCGAGGCGGACCTCACCTTCCTGGCCGTCGACCCCGCGCGGGAGGCGGAGGTCCGCTTCAGCCCGTCCTACCTCGCGATCGAGGGCGTCTACGTCACCCAACGTGGCCGAGGCCCCGCCTCGGCCGGCGAGGTCGACCGCACCGGCACCCGCGTCGGCGTGAAGGAGGGGTCGGCCTACGACCTGTTCCTCACCCGCACCCTCCGCGAGGCCGAGGTGGTGCGCGGCACCGACGGCATCGACGTCTACCTCGCCGAGCACCTCGACGTCGGCGCGGGCATTCGCCAGCCGGCCGTGGCGTTCGTCGCCCAGCACCCGACGCATCGCGTCCTCGAGCCCGCGTTCATGCAGATCCGACAGGCCGTCGGCATCCCGCGGGACCGGACGGACGCGGCCGCCCGGTTCGTCGCCGACACGGTCGGCGACCTGCTGGCGAGCGGGTTCGTGCACGACGCCCTGGCCGAGGCCGGGGAGGACCCCGGCCTGGCCGCCGCACCACCCGCACCGTGA
- a CDS encoding acetyl-CoA C-acetyltransferase, whose amino-acid sequence MVDIVICEPVRTPVGRFGGALAPLSATDLAAQTLRELVRRTGLGEGDVDDVVLGHSYPSGEHPAIGRIAALDAGLGTGVPGLQLDRRCGSGLQAVLYAASQVASGAATVVVAGGVESMSNVEHYALGLRTGVRSGGVELVDRLDRARETAGGRDHPVPGGMLETAENLRRDYGISREEQDELAVRSQQRAGAAHDAGRFDDELVPVTVPGRRGQPDVVVDRDEHPRPETTLEQLAALRPVRQKVDPGATVTAGNASGQNDGAAMCLVTTREEADRRGLRPLLALRSWAVAGVGPEVMGIGPVPAAAAALERAGLTLDEIDVIELNEAFAAQVLACLREWKVDPGDDRLNPNGSGISLGHPVGATGARILATLAHEVRRREARWGLETMCIGGGQGLAAVFERVPDHQ is encoded by the coding sequence ATGGTCGACATCGTGATCTGCGAGCCCGTCCGCACGCCCGTGGGCCGCTTCGGCGGCGCGCTCGCCCCGCTCTCCGCCACGGACCTGGCCGCGCAGACGCTGCGCGAGCTCGTCCGGCGTACGGGCCTGGGCGAGGGCGACGTCGACGACGTGGTCCTCGGCCACTCCTACCCCAGCGGCGAGCACCCCGCCATCGGCCGGATCGCCGCCCTCGACGCAGGCCTCGGCACCGGCGTGCCCGGCCTTCAGCTGGACCGCCGCTGCGGCTCCGGACTCCAGGCCGTGCTCTACGCCGCGTCGCAGGTCGCCAGCGGTGCCGCCACGGTGGTCGTGGCCGGTGGCGTCGAGTCGATGTCCAACGTCGAGCACTACGCCCTCGGCCTGCGCACCGGCGTCCGCAGCGGCGGCGTCGAGCTGGTGGACCGGCTCGACCGGGCTCGTGAGACCGCCGGCGGCAGGGACCACCCGGTCCCCGGCGGGATGCTCGAGACGGCGGAGAACCTGCGCCGCGACTACGGCATCTCCCGCGAGGAGCAGGACGAGCTCGCCGTCCGCTCGCAGCAGCGGGCCGGCGCGGCCCACGACGCGGGCAGGTTCGACGACGAGCTCGTGCCCGTCACCGTGCCGGGCCGCCGGGGACAGCCCGACGTGGTGGTCGACCGCGACGAGCACCCCCGACCGGAGACGACCCTCGAGCAGCTCGCCGCCCTGCGGCCCGTGCGCCAGAAGGTCGACCCCGGGGCGACCGTCACCGCCGGCAACGCCAGCGGCCAGAACGACGGAGCAGCCATGTGCCTGGTCACCACGCGCGAGGAAGCCGACCGCCGCGGCCTGCGCCCCCTCCTCGCGCTGAGGTCGTGGGCCGTCGCCGGCGTCGGCCCGGAGGTGATGGGCATCGGCCCGGTCCCCGCGGCCGCCGCCGCCCTCGAGCGCGCCGGGCTCACCCTCGACGAGATCGACGTGATCGAGCTCAACGAGGCGTTCGCCGCGCAGGTGCTCGCGTGCCTGCGCGAGTGGAAGGTGGACCCGGGCGACGACCGCCTCAACCCGAACGGGTCCGGCATCTCCCTCGGCCACCCCGTCGGTGCGACCGGCGCCCGGATCCTCGCCACCCTCGCCCACGAGGTGCGCCGCCGCGAGGCGCGCTGGGGCCTCGAGACCATGTGCATCGGCGGCGGCCAGGGTCTCGCAGCGGTCTTCGAGCGCGTCCCGGACCACCAGTGA
- a CDS encoding HNH endonuclease signature motif containing protein, giving the protein MIETLAGPKADVEDLSASALLALARDRKAAEDRAAADVLEVAARWADLHPPESIHTAASFSGSGRYGLEHEEPIAGEGCPAVAEFCIAELGTVLGISSTTAKRLIGHALELRHRLPRLWAQVHAGQVPAWRARTVAEATIHATPSLTVEAARWVDTQVAAVAGRIGPAQLDRLVAETIKRHHLDTSDATADPEDGYLSVDPRHATLHDQDVHYAGTMRFEAELDIADALDLDRALAHGAETLKALGSAAPLDARRSAALGDLARTQTALDLHAQGSTAARSEYGLPIAREVVVHAHFDASLDGLETVFGSTGRMEEGQRLVLLDQVKHWCGDSRTKVTVKPVIDLTAELTSPGYDIPDRIREQVILRDRTCVFPWCTRPARGCDIDHVVPFDHDADTEGRPQPGPTVSSNLAPECRWHHRLKTHTAWRYEVTAPGVYKWTSPHGHRYRRDRIGTIRIDTTSTNAGSEPASPGRP; this is encoded by the coding sequence ATGATCGAGACGCTGGCAGGGCCGAAGGCAGACGTCGAGGACCTCTCGGCCTCCGCGCTGCTGGCACTCGCCCGCGACCGGAAGGCCGCTGAGGACCGCGCGGCAGCGGATGTGCTGGAGGTGGCCGCCCGGTGGGCGGACCTGCACCCGCCGGAGTCGATCCACACCGCTGCATCGTTCAGTGGCAGCGGCCGTTACGGCCTCGAGCACGAGGAGCCGATCGCCGGCGAGGGCTGTCCGGCGGTGGCGGAGTTCTGCATCGCCGAGCTCGGCACCGTCCTCGGCATCTCCTCCACCACAGCCAAGCGGCTCATCGGTCACGCCCTCGAGCTCCGTCACCGCCTCCCACGCCTTTGGGCACAGGTCCACGCCGGACAGGTCCCGGCCTGGCGCGCCCGGACAGTCGCCGAAGCCACCATCCACGCCACCCCCTCCCTCACCGTCGAGGCAGCGCGGTGGGTCGACACCCAGGTCGCCGCCGTCGCCGGACGTATCGGACCCGCCCAGCTCGACCGGCTCGTCGCGGAAACCATCAAGCGGCACCACCTCGACACCTCCGACGCGACCGCAGATCCGGAGGACGGCTACCTGTCGGTCGACCCGCGCCACGCGACCCTGCACGACCAGGATGTGCACTACGCCGGGACGATGCGGTTCGAGGCCGAGCTCGACATCGCCGACGCCCTCGACCTCGACCGAGCACTCGCCCACGGCGCAGAAACGCTGAAAGCACTCGGCTCAGCAGCACCCTTGGACGCCCGACGGTCCGCAGCACTCGGCGACCTCGCCCGCACCCAGACCGCCCTCGACCTCCACGCGCAAGGCTCGACCGCCGCCAGGAGCGAGTACGGCCTGCCCATCGCCCGGGAGGTAGTGGTGCACGCCCACTTCGACGCCAGCCTCGACGGGCTGGAGACCGTCTTCGGTTCCACCGGGCGCATGGAAGAGGGCCAGCGGCTCGTCCTCCTCGATCAGGTGAAGCACTGGTGCGGCGACTCCCGCACCAAGGTGACCGTCAAGCCGGTCATCGACCTCACCGCCGAGCTCACCTCACCCGGCTACGACATCCCCGACCGGATCCGCGAGCAGGTGATCCTGCGCGACCGCACGTGTGTGTTCCCGTGGTGCACGCGGCCAGCGCGGGGCTGCGACATCGACCACGTCGTCCCTTTCGATCACGACGCCGACACCGAGGGCCGCCCCCAGCCGGGGCCGACCGTGTCCTCGAACCTCGCACCGGAGTGTCGCTGGCACCACCGCCTCAAGACCCACACCGCCTGGCGCTACGAGGTGACCGCGCCGGGTGTCTACAAGTGGACCAGCCCGCACGGCCACCGCTACCGACGCGACCGCATCGGAACCATCCGCATCGACACCACCTCCACCAACGCCGGCAGCGAGCCGGCTTCACCCGGCCGACCATGA
- the arfA gene encoding arabinosylfuranosidase ArfA, which yields MSSGQARLVVDLEHPGVPVDRRLFGAFVEHVGRAIHTGVHEPGHPSADARGFRTDVVELVRELGVSAVRYPGGNFVSGYRWEDGVGPRETRPTRLDLAWHSTETNEVGLHEFAEWLEEVGSDLVLALNLGTRGTLEALDLLEYANVAGGTTRTDERARNGRPHPFGVRTWCLGNELDGPWQLGHRSADDYGKLAAQTARAMRLLDPDLELVLCGSSSRDMPTFGEWERTVLTHAYDEVDLISCHAYYEERDGDLASFLASAVDMDAFIDSVVATIDHVRAVKGSEHRVDISFDEWNVWYLSRFQAEERMTSLDHWPRAPRLLEDVYTVADAVVVGSLLISLLRHADRVRSASLAQLVNAIAPVMTEPGGPAWRQTTFFPFALTSRHARGSSLPVRIECDEQETARHGVVPLVDAAATRDEDGTVSLFVVNRSQSGSVELDVVVPGGRTFARGHARTLHDDDHHAVNTLADPTRVGVRDNSTLRVDGDAITLTLPPVSWSVVVLEPGPA from the coding sequence GTGAGCAGCGGGCAGGCCCGGCTGGTCGTCGACCTCGAGCACCCCGGCGTCCCCGTCGACCGGCGCCTGTTCGGTGCCTTCGTCGAGCACGTGGGCCGCGCGATCCACACCGGCGTCCACGAGCCCGGCCACCCGAGCGCCGACGCGCGCGGCTTCCGCACCGACGTCGTCGAGCTGGTGCGCGAGCTGGGCGTGAGCGCCGTTCGCTACCCCGGTGGCAACTTCGTGTCCGGCTACCGGTGGGAGGACGGGGTGGGCCCGCGGGAGACGCGCCCCACGCGGCTGGACCTGGCCTGGCACTCCACCGAGACCAACGAGGTCGGCCTCCACGAGTTCGCCGAGTGGCTCGAGGAGGTCGGGAGCGACCTGGTGCTGGCGCTCAACCTCGGCACCCGCGGCACGCTCGAGGCACTCGACCTGCTCGAGTACGCCAACGTCGCCGGCGGCACGACCCGCACGGACGAGCGGGCGCGCAACGGCCGCCCGCACCCGTTCGGCGTACGCACGTGGTGCCTGGGCAACGAGCTGGACGGGCCCTGGCAGCTGGGGCACCGCTCCGCCGACGACTACGGCAAGCTCGCCGCGCAGACCGCGCGCGCCATGCGGCTCCTCGACCCGGATCTCGAGCTGGTGCTGTGCGGGTCCTCGAGCCGCGACATGCCGACCTTCGGCGAGTGGGAGCGCACCGTGCTGACCCACGCCTACGACGAGGTCGACCTCATCTCCTGCCACGCCTACTACGAGGAGCGCGACGGCGACCTCGCGAGCTTCCTCGCCTCGGCCGTCGACATGGACGCCTTCATCGACTCGGTCGTCGCGACGATCGACCACGTCCGCGCCGTGAAGGGCAGCGAGCACCGCGTCGACATCTCCTTCGACGAGTGGAACGTCTGGTACCTCTCCCGCTTCCAGGCGGAGGAGCGGATGACCTCGCTCGACCACTGGCCGCGGGCGCCGCGCCTGCTCGAGGACGTCTACACGGTGGCGGACGCCGTCGTGGTGGGGAGCCTGCTCATCTCGCTGCTGCGCCACGCGGACCGGGTCAGGAGCGCCTCGCTGGCCCAGCTCGTCAACGCCATCGCCCCCGTCATGACCGAGCCGGGCGGTCCGGCCTGGCGGCAGACCACGTTCTTCCCATTCGCGCTCACGTCCCGCCACGCCCGCGGGTCGAGCCTGCCCGTGCGGATCGAGTGCGACGAGCAGGAGACCGCGCGCCATGGCGTGGTCCCGCTCGTGGACGCCGCCGCCACGCGGGACGAGGACGGCACGGTCAGCCTCTTCGTCGTGAACCGCTCGCAGTCCGGGTCCGTGGAGCTCGACGTCGTCGTCCCCGGCGGGCGGACGTTCGCAAGGGGCCACGCCCGGACCCTGCACGACGACGACCACCACGCGGTGAACACGCTTGCGGACCCGACCCGGGTCGGGGTGCGCGACAACAGCACCCTCCGCGTCGACGGCGACGCGATCACGCTGACCCTGCCGCCCGTGTCGTGGTCGGTCGTCGTCCTCGAGCCGGGACCGGCCTGA
- a CDS encoding endo-1,4-beta-xylanase, with protein MPSLDPVQSPRDVDSHSPLDHRVLRADVTVRRSDGTPLAGTDVVVEQQRHAFAFGNIGFDFVGLANGETTAAGNVFGGAEPDAAARLVDLWLDVFNTATLPFYWQGFEPVRGEPQTERLLATARWLQERGVATKGHPLVWHTLAPTWLDELPDAEVEEAVRARVRREVSAFEGLVPTWDVINEVVIMPVFDNEETTNAVTRLCRSRGRLATIRLAFDEARRADQRATLVLNDFDMSTAYECLIEGVLEAGIAIDAIGLQSHMHQGYWGEDRTLAVLDRFARYGLPLHLSETTLVSGDTMPAHIEDLNDFQPEHWPSTAEGEERQAHEIVRHYRTLLSHPSVAAVTYWGITDAGAWLGAPSGLVRADGTLKPAYDALRRLVKEEWWLAPTYARTDERGSVVLHGWAGTYSVTTPDGTATVELSADRPDLEVVVDR; from the coding sequence ATGCCCTCGCTCGACCCGGTTCAGAGCCCGCGCGACGTCGACTCGCACAGTCCCCTGGACCACCGCGTGCTGCGCGCCGACGTGACCGTACGACGCAGCGACGGCACGCCGCTCGCCGGCACCGACGTGGTCGTCGAGCAGCAGCGGCACGCGTTCGCGTTCGGCAACATCGGCTTCGACTTCGTCGGCCTCGCCAATGGCGAGACGACGGCGGCGGGCAACGTCTTCGGTGGCGCGGAGCCGGACGCCGCCGCGCGGCTCGTGGACCTGTGGCTGGACGTGTTCAACACCGCCACGCTGCCCTTCTACTGGCAGGGGTTCGAGCCCGTGCGGGGCGAGCCGCAGACCGAGCGGCTCCTCGCTACCGCCCGCTGGCTGCAGGAGCGCGGCGTCGCGACGAAGGGCCACCCGCTGGTGTGGCACACGCTGGCGCCGACCTGGCTCGACGAGCTCCCGGACGCCGAGGTCGAGGAGGCGGTCCGCGCGCGGGTCCGCCGGGAGGTGTCGGCCTTCGAGGGGCTCGTGCCGACGTGGGACGTGATCAACGAGGTCGTGATCATGCCGGTCTTCGACAACGAGGAGACGACCAACGCCGTCACGCGGCTGTGCCGCAGCCGAGGCCGCCTGGCGACGATCCGGCTGGCGTTCGACGAGGCCCGGAGGGCCGACCAGCGGGCCACCCTCGTCCTCAACGACTTCGACATGTCGACCGCCTACGAGTGCCTGATCGAGGGCGTGCTCGAGGCCGGGATCGCGATCGACGCGATCGGCCTCCAGAGCCACATGCACCAGGGCTACTGGGGCGAGGACCGCACGCTCGCCGTCCTCGACCGGTTCGCGCGCTACGGCCTGCCGCTCCACCTCAGCGAGACCACCCTGGTGTCCGGCGACACGATGCCGGCCCACATCGAGGACCTCAACGACTTCCAGCCGGAGCATTGGCCCTCCACCGCCGAGGGCGAGGAGCGGCAGGCCCACGAGATCGTCCGGCACTACCGCACGCTGCTGTCCCACCCCTCCGTCGCCGCGGTGACCTACTGGGGCATCACCGACGCGGGGGCGTGGCTCGGAGCGCCGTCGGGCCTCGTCCGCGCCGACGGCACCCTGAAGCCGGCGTACGACGCCCTGCGCAGGCTGGTGAAGGAGGAGTGGTGGCTGGCCCCGACCTACGCGCGCACCGACGAGCGCGGCAGCGTCGTCCTGCACGGCTGGGCGGGCACCTACTCGGTGACCACCCCTGACGGCACAGCGACGGTCGAGCTCTCGGCCGACCGGCCGGACCTCGAGGTGGTGGTGGACCGGTGA
- a CDS encoding ABC transporter substrate-binding protein → MPRSTRVAGLAALCAVTLMTAACGGDDSASGDGDANTITWWHNSNNEPGKGYYEQVAKDFEAENPGIDVKVSAMAHEDMVSKLEAAFQSGDVPDVYMERGGGELADHVEAGLTKDLSEAASEEISKLGGNVAGWQVDGKTYALPFSVGVVGFWYNKALFEEAGIEAPPTTMDEFYDVVDQLKAADITPVSVGAGDKWPAAHYWYYTALRTCPQDVLEGAVTSLDFSDPCFVEAGAALEDVIAAEPFNPGFLTTPAQEGATSASGLLATDKVAMELAGHWEPGVMQGLTDDGKGLGEDTGWFPFPEVEGGAGDPTAQLGGGDAWAVAEGAPDEAVDLVRTLLSDEVQTGFAENDMGLPTNPAAGGAVSDPALAELLSVRDESPYIQLYFDTAFGTSVGGAMNDEIALLFAGQASPEDVVEATQQAADQEM, encoded by the coding sequence ATGCCTAGGAGCACCCGAGTGGCGGGACTCGCCGCTCTCTGCGCCGTCACGTTGATGACAGCGGCCTGCGGTGGCGACGACAGCGCCTCGGGCGACGGCGACGCCAACACGATCACCTGGTGGCACAACTCCAACAACGAGCCGGGCAAGGGCTACTACGAGCAGGTCGCCAAGGACTTCGAGGCCGAGAACCCCGGCATCGACGTCAAGGTCAGCGCCATGGCGCACGAGGACATGGTCAGCAAGCTCGAGGCGGCGTTCCAGAGCGGCGATGTGCCGGACGTCTACATGGAGCGCGGCGGCGGCGAGCTCGCCGACCACGTCGAGGCGGGGTTGACGAAGGACCTCTCGGAGGCGGCGTCCGAGGAGATCTCCAAGCTCGGCGGCAACGTCGCCGGCTGGCAGGTGGACGGCAAGACCTACGCCCTGCCGTTCTCGGTGGGCGTCGTCGGCTTCTGGTACAACAAGGCGCTCTTCGAGGAGGCCGGCATCGAGGCGCCGCCGACCACCATGGACGAGTTCTACGACGTGGTCGACCAGCTCAAGGCCGCCGACATCACGCCCGTCTCGGTCGGTGCCGGTGACAAGTGGCCCGCTGCCCACTACTGGTACTACACCGCCCTGCGCACCTGCCCCCAGGACGTCCTGGAGGGTGCCGTGACCAGCCTCGACTTCTCGGACCCGTGCTTCGTCGAGGCGGGTGCGGCGCTCGAGGACGTCATCGCGGCGGAGCCGTTCAACCCCGGCTTCCTCACCACGCCCGCGCAGGAGGGAGCGACCTCCGCCTCCGGCCTGCTCGCGACCGACAAGGTCGCCATGGAGCTGGCGGGTCACTGGGAGCCGGGCGTCATGCAGGGACTCACCGACGACGGCAAGGGCCTGGGGGAGGACACGGGCTGGTTCCCGTTCCCCGAGGTCGAGGGCGGCGCGGGTGACCCGACGGCACAGCTCGGCGGTGGTGACGCGTGGGCCGTCGCAGAGGGCGCGCCCGACGAGGCCGTCGACCTGGTGAGGACGCTGCTCTCGGACGAGGTGCAGACCGGCTTCGCCGAGAACGACATGGGCCTGCCGACCAATCCGGCCGCGGGCGGTGCCGTGAGCGACCCGGCGCTCGCCGAGCTGCTCAGCGTGCGCGACGAGTCGCCCTACATCCAGCTCTACTTCGACACCGCCTTCGGCACGTCCGTCGGTGGCGCGATGAACGACGAGATCGCGCTCCTCTTCGCCGGTCAGGCGAGCCCGGAGGACGTCGTCGAGGCCACGCAGCAGGCTGCCGACCAGGAGATGTGA
- a CDS encoding carbohydrate ABC transporter permease: MTDQGATMVATRPEEGAARRATSRRAAARPPRLGWGQRLEVLLFVAPALVLMSIFIVWPVVSAVRMSLYRWKGFGPMDDFVGWQNYSLVLGDDVFTGAVGHNFTIVVASIAVQLPIGLGLALLLNRNIRFRGVLRTVVFVPYVVAEVIAGVIWFQLLQPGYGLVDTLVGAVGLTPPEQGFLGSPDITLWTVFVVLTWKYVGLAVLLFLAGLQNIPQELYESAQIDGASWWQTQWQIAVPLLGPTIRTWAFLSMIGSIQLFDIVWVLTGGGPANATTTMATYLINQGTSRGNYGIAGAASVVLFVIALVMAVLYQALVLRRDSQEAR; encoded by the coding sequence ATGACCGATCAGGGCGCCACGATGGTGGCAACTCGACCGGAGGAGGGGGCCGCCCGCCGCGCGACGTCGCGCCGGGCGGCCGCCCGGCCGCCGCGCCTCGGGTGGGGCCAGCGCCTCGAGGTGCTGCTCTTCGTGGCCCCGGCGCTCGTCCTGATGTCGATCTTCATCGTCTGGCCGGTGGTCTCCGCCGTGCGGATGTCGTTGTACCGCTGGAAGGGCTTCGGCCCGATGGACGACTTCGTCGGCTGGCAGAACTACAGCCTGGTGCTCGGCGACGACGTCTTCACCGGTGCCGTCGGGCACAACTTCACGATCGTGGTGGCCTCGATCGCGGTCCAGCTCCCGATCGGCCTGGGCCTGGCCCTCCTGCTCAACCGCAACATCCGGTTCCGCGGCGTGCTGCGGACCGTGGTCTTCGTGCCGTACGTGGTGGCCGAGGTCATCGCCGGCGTCATCTGGTTCCAGCTGCTGCAGCCCGGCTACGGCCTCGTGGACACCCTCGTCGGAGCCGTCGGCCTGACCCCGCCGGAGCAGGGTTTCCTCGGCAGCCCCGACATCACGTTGTGGACGGTGTTCGTGGTGCTGACGTGGAAGTACGTCGGGCTGGCCGTGCTGCTCTTCCTCGCCGGTCTGCAGAACATCCCGCAGGAGCTCTACGAGTCCGCGCAGATCGACGGCGCCTCGTGGTGGCAGACCCAGTGGCAGATCGCCGTCCCGCTGCTGGGGCCCACGATCCGGACCTGGGCGTTCCTCTCGATGATCGGCTCCATCCAGCTCTTCGACATCGTGTGGGTGCTGACCGGTGGCGGCCCCGCCAACGCGACGACCACGATGGCGACGTACCTCATCAACCAGGGCACCTCCCGGGGCAACTACGGCATCGCCGGCGCCGCGTCGGTCGTGTTGTTCGTCATCGCGCTCGTGATGGCCGTGCTCTACCAGGCTCTCGTCCTGCGCCGCGACAGCCAGGAGGCACGATGA
- a CDS encoding carbohydrate ABC transporter permease, with product MTTGTGTQRFGGGGPLVYGLAAIVAALTLGPVVYGALGGFRSNEQLARDPAGLPDPWVVTNYENVFSNSGFWTYALNSTAIAMITTVVTVLCGVMAAYPLARYRFRFREPLFMVFVLGLLFPLAVAIIPLFILITRNLQLGNTWWGVALPQAAFALPMTVVILRPFLMALPKELEEAALIDGASRVSVFWRIVLPLSVPGMITVGVLAFVASWNSYLLPLLLLRDEMRTLPLGVADYSTEFSADTAGVLAFTTIAMIPALILFLALQGRIVNGLQGAVKG from the coding sequence ATGACGACCGGGACGGGGACGCAGAGGTTCGGCGGCGGGGGACCGCTGGTCTACGGGCTGGCTGCGATCGTGGCCGCGCTCACCCTCGGGCCGGTGGTGTACGGCGCGCTGGGCGGCTTCCGCAGCAACGAGCAGCTGGCGCGGGACCCGGCCGGCCTGCCCGACCCGTGGGTCGTCACCAACTACGAGAACGTCTTCAGCAACAGCGGCTTCTGGACCTATGCCCTCAACTCGACGGCGATCGCGATGATCACCACCGTGGTCACCGTCCTGTGCGGCGTGATGGCGGCCTATCCCCTCGCCCGCTACCGGTTCCGCTTCCGTGAGCCCCTCTTCATGGTCTTCGTGCTCGGGCTGCTCTTCCCGCTCGCGGTGGCGATCATCCCGCTCTTCATCCTCATCACGCGCAACCTCCAGCTCGGCAACACCTGGTGGGGCGTCGCGCTGCCGCAGGCTGCGTTCGCGCTGCCGATGACGGTCGTGATCCTGCGGCCGTTCCTGATGGCGCTGCCCAAGGAGCTCGAGGAGGCGGCGCTCATCGACGGCGCCTCGCGGGTGAGCGTGTTCTGGCGCATCGTGCTGCCACTGTCGGTGCCCGGGATGATCACCGTGGGGGTCCTGGCCTTCGTCGCCTCGTGGAACTCCTACCTGCTTCCCCTGCTGCTGCTGCGCGACGAGATGCGTACCCTGCCCCTCGGGGTCGCCGACTACTCCACCGAGTTCTCGGCCGACACCGCGGGCGTCCTGGCGTTCACCACCATCGCCATGATCCCCGCACTGATCCTGTTCCTCGCGCTGCAGGGCCGGATCGTCAACGGCCTCCAGGGCGCGGTCAAGGGCTGA